A window of the Natronomonas salina genome harbors these coding sequences:
- a CDS encoding DUF502 domain-containing protein has translation MPSESPDDPDESRSTARQTGESLYKTLLDTLLTGIAITIPLIITLYVLRIGLDFVYGALQPVIGVLEWAGIIDMFRRVELISLLIDLGLYSFVIGFLTEIITIVLLLAVVLVLGTIGRNRYGERVISYVDLAIASIPGIGTVYKSFRRMGDVMLNDNAENFQEVKLVQALEENVYVLGFKTSAAPKGIETATDHDDMVAMFLPLAPNPVTGGFLTYVPEEDVYDIDMTIEEGVRSILTSGIATGEDASQMSEVTMGDLGKIADVENLQDALAPDEGRRTGRDGADGDGGADGDDRGR, from the coding sequence ATGCCGTCCGAGTCGCCCGACGACCCCGACGAGTCCCGATCCACGGCCCGTCAGACCGGTGAGTCGCTCTACAAGACTCTCCTGGATACGCTGCTGACCGGCATCGCGATCACCATCCCGCTCATCATCACGCTGTACGTCCTCCGGATCGGTCTCGACTTCGTCTACGGCGCGCTCCAGCCGGTGATCGGGGTCCTCGAGTGGGCCGGGATCATCGACATGTTCCGGCGGGTCGAGCTCATCAGTCTCCTCATCGACCTCGGACTGTACTCCTTCGTCATCGGGTTCCTCACGGAGATCATCACCATCGTCCTGCTGCTCGCGGTCGTGCTCGTCCTCGGCACCATCGGACGCAACCGGTACGGGGAGCGGGTCATCAGCTACGTCGACCTCGCCATCGCCTCCATCCCGGGGATCGGGACCGTCTACAAGAGCTTCCGGCGGATGGGCGACGTGATGCTCAACGACAACGCGGAGAACTTCCAGGAGGTGAAGCTCGTCCAGGCCCTCGAGGAGAACGTCTACGTCCTCGGGTTCAAGACGAGCGCGGCGCCGAAGGGGATCGAGACCGCGACGGACCACGACGACATGGTGGCGATGTTCCTGCCGCTGGCGCCGAACCCCGTCACCGGCGGCTTCCTCACGTACGTCCCCGAGGAGGACGTCTACGACATCGACATGACCATCGAGGAGGGCGTCCGGAGCATCCTCACCAGCGGCATCGCCACCGGGGAGGACGCCTCCCAGATGAGCGAGGTCACGATGGGCGACCTCGGCAAGATCGCCGACGTCGAGAACCTCCAGGACGCGCTCGCGCCGGACGAAGGGCGACGCACCGGCCGGGACGGCGCGGACGGCGACGGCGGCGCGGACGGTGACGATCGCGGGCGTTGA
- a CDS encoding CARDB domain-containing protein encodes MRGRPVVVAALLVCWLFAGTVALTGTAAAATIEVDHTLAQNDAPGEVDVRTDVRVPSGTTSLEITIPEGTEVHESSGFSRTGDRTWEWTRTTDQPYLQYSMEGNVTMDRGNGEEHLYAVTDEWAVVRTPSISLSWSGVRADVDVSSSVDGEGVGGRHIAYLGPYEETTREASGQRFRLVEAGASDLRPGREAVLDDLAAASERIQLGQKDEEVLVFVVPSANIEWAATGVQRGDSNMWVRDAEGLDNPKNTWIHEYVHTLQDYGRTTETRWTIEGMADYYAALIAYERGHIDYEEFRDRMADGRDDEHSDVELVDPSTWENTQGNYDKGALVFGYLDRRLRAEHDTSIDAAVREFNEPGEELTHERFLDAIEAAGDADLRAEAERYTETTDVPPVWSRQEHVEAYGGPDLAAEFDSFAVSGPYREANLQEPRIVAGETLTATVTVRNEGNQEGDFEVPFRVDGETVETRSGTLGPGESTTVTFERTFEDAGEYDLAAGSASTTAVVEEPADLEVTGLEAEPTEAAMGERVTLRATVESSADRPAAGEVEFAVDGESVGSETVRMADGAATVETTTTFDSPGEHEVTAGGRSATVTVTEETATPGPTGTGTTSGTDDGTTSGTDDGTTSGTDDGTPPSTNDGPGLGAVPAVVALVATSLFLRRRR; translated from the coding sequence ATGAGAGGACGGCCGGTCGTCGTCGCCGCATTGCTCGTCTGCTGGCTGTTCGCCGGGACCGTCGCCCTCACCGGGACGGCGGCAGCGGCGACCATCGAGGTCGACCACACGCTGGCCCAGAACGACGCCCCCGGCGAGGTCGACGTCCGGACCGACGTCAGGGTCCCGAGCGGGACGACGAGCCTGGAGATAACCATCCCCGAGGGGACCGAGGTCCACGAATCGTCGGGGTTCTCACGAACCGGCGACCGGACCTGGGAGTGGACCCGCACGACCGACCAGCCGTACCTGCAGTACTCGATGGAGGGCAACGTGACGATGGACCGCGGGAACGGCGAGGAGCACCTCTACGCCGTCACCGACGAGTGGGCCGTCGTCCGGACGCCGAGCATCAGCCTGAGCTGGAGCGGCGTCCGGGCCGACGTGGACGTCTCCTCGAGCGTCGACGGCGAGGGCGTCGGCGGCCGACACATCGCCTACCTCGGCCCCTACGAGGAGACCACCCGCGAGGCGTCCGGCCAGCGGTTCCGCCTCGTCGAGGCCGGCGCCTCGGACCTCCGGCCGGGCCGGGAGGCCGTCCTCGACGACCTGGCCGCCGCCTCCGAGCGCATCCAGCTCGGCCAGAAGGACGAGGAGGTGCTCGTGTTCGTCGTCCCCTCGGCGAACATCGAGTGGGCCGCGACGGGCGTCCAGCGCGGCGACTCGAACATGTGGGTCCGTGACGCCGAGGGCCTGGATAACCCGAAGAACACCTGGATTCACGAGTACGTCCACACCCTCCAGGACTACGGCCGGACGACCGAGACCCGCTGGACGATCGAGGGGATGGCCGACTACTACGCGGCACTGATCGCCTACGAGCGCGGCCACATCGACTACGAGGAGTTCCGCGACCGGATGGCCGACGGCCGCGACGACGAGCACTCCGACGTCGAACTCGTCGACCCCTCGACGTGGGAGAACACTCAGGGCAACTACGACAAGGGCGCGCTCGTCTTCGGTTACCTCGATCGCCGTCTCCGCGCCGAGCACGACACCTCCATCGACGCCGCCGTCCGGGAGTTCAACGAGCCCGGCGAGGAGCTGACCCACGAGCGCTTCCTCGACGCGATCGAGGCCGCCGGCGACGCCGACCTGCGAGCCGAGGCCGAGCGGTACACCGAGACGACGGACGTCCCGCCGGTCTGGAGCCGCCAGGAGCACGTCGAGGCCTACGGCGGCCCGGACCTCGCCGCCGAGTTCGACTCCTTCGCGGTCTCGGGTCCCTACCGCGAGGCGAACCTCCAGGAACCCCGGATCGTCGCCGGCGAGACGCTGACGGCGACCGTGACGGTCCGCAACGAGGGCAACCAGGAGGGCGACTTCGAGGTCCCCTTCCGCGTCGACGGCGAGACGGTCGAGACGAGATCCGGGACGCTCGGCCCGGGCGAGTCGACGACGGTGACCTTCGAGCGAACCTTCGAGGACGCCGGCGAGTACGACCTGGCTGCCGGGTCGGCGTCGACGACCGCGGTCGTCGAGGAGCCGGCCGACCTCGAGGTGACGGGTCTCGAAGCCGAGCCGACCGAGGCCGCGATGGGCGAGCGGGTGACGCTGCGCGCGACCGTCGAGTCCAGCGCCGACCGCCCGGCCGCCGGCGAGGTCGAGTTCGCGGTCGACGGCGAGTCGGTCGGCTCCGAGACGGTGCGGATGGCCGACGGCGCGGCGACCGTCGAGACGACCACGACGTTCGACTCGCCCGGCGAGCACGAGGTGACCGCCGGCGGCCGTTCCGCGACGGTGACCGTGACCGAGGAGACGGCGACGCCCGGACCGACGGGGACGGGGACGACGAGCGGGACCGACGACGGGACGACGAGCGGGACCGACGACGGGACGACGAGCGGGACCGACGACGGGACGCCGCCGTCGACGAACGACGGCCCCGGTCTCGGCGCAGTCCCGGCCGTCGTCGCCCTCGTCGCCACCTCGCTGTTCCTCCGGCGCAGACGATGA
- a CDS encoding polyprenyl synthetase family protein: MEYLERRRELVEARLESVLDATEPEALTSRLEHVSLSGGKRVRPMVTLLAFEAAGGELAGEAGRDSPGSRNAVDFAVGVELVHNASLVVDDIIDESALRRGVDSAWAAFGHGSAIVASDGLLGEAFALFSADERAMRVVAESMVELGEGEATELVARPTTEREYMELARRKTGALFRAAAELGAIAADADAYTVEAFGQYAERVGIAFQIRDDVLDATADPDALGKPTGQDEAMERPSLVQITEMTPEEANARAREESDAALQALDSADAVDSDAVGYLEDLAEFVVVRER, from the coding sequence ATGGAGTACCTTGAGCGCCGACGGGAGCTGGTGGAGGCCCGCCTGGAGTCGGTGCTCGACGCCACGGAGCCCGAGGCGTTGACCTCCCGCCTCGAGCACGTCTCGCTGTCCGGCGGCAAGCGCGTCCGGCCGATGGTGACGCTGCTGGCCTTCGAGGCCGCCGGCGGCGAACTGGCCGGGGAGGCCGGCCGGGACTCGCCGGGCTCGCGGAACGCCGTCGACTTCGCCGTCGGCGTCGAACTCGTCCACAACGCCTCCCTCGTCGTCGACGACATCATCGACGAGTCGGCGCTGCGTCGCGGCGTCGACAGCGCCTGGGCCGCCTTCGGCCACGGCTCGGCCATCGTCGCCAGCGACGGCCTGCTCGGCGAGGCGTTCGCGCTGTTCTCCGCCGACGAGCGCGCCATGCGGGTCGTCGCGGAGTCGATGGTGGAACTCGGCGAGGGCGAGGCCACCGAGCTCGTCGCCCGGCCGACCACCGAGCGGGAGTACATGGAGTTAGCCCGGCGGAAGACCGGCGCGCTGTTCCGGGCGGCCGCCGAACTCGGCGCCATCGCGGCCGACGCCGACGCCTACACCGTCGAGGCGTTCGGCCAGTACGCCGAGCGGGTCGGCATCGCCTTCCAGATCCGCGACGACGTCCTCGACGCGACGGCCGACCCCGACGCCCTCGGGAAGCCGACCGGCCAGGACGAGGCGATGGAGCGGCCGTCGCTCGTCCAGATCACCGAGATGACGCCGGAGGAGGCCAACGCCCGCGCCCGCGAGGAGTCCGACGCCGCCCTCCAGGCGCTGGACTCCGCCGACGCCGTCGACTCGGACGCGGTCGGCTACCTCGAGGACCTCGCGGAGTTCGTCGTCGTCAGGGAGCGCTAG
- a CDS encoding pro-sigmaK processing inhibitor BofA family protein: MVRLRSILANTVFGLIVLVIANAVGLGVQISVATLLICAIFGIFGAIVVIILAAYGVAFAAFLVPPPL; this comes from the coding sequence ATGGTACGTCTCCGATCCATCCTCGCCAACACGGTCTTCGGCCTGATCGTCCTCGTCATCGCGAACGCCGTCGGCCTCGGCGTCCAGATCTCGGTGGCGACGCTGCTTATCTGTGCTATCTTCGGCATCTTCGGCGCCATCGTCGTGATCATCCTGGCGGCGTACGGGGTCGCCTTCGCGGCCTTCCTCGTCCCGCCGCCGCTGTGA
- a CDS encoding DUF7331 family protein, with protein sequence MTDTPSHLDEPSEATPEPPESALDSDRYGHLSLDGGDVVIYDREEPDTWVQSDYHVDVGV encoded by the coding sequence ATGACCGACACACCCTCCCACCTGGACGAACCGTCCGAAGCGACCCCAGAACCTCCCGAGAGCGCCCTCGATTCCGACCGGTACGGACACCTTTCGCTCGACGGCGGGGACGTCGTCATCTACGACCGCGAGGAACCCGACACCTGGGTCCAGTCGGACTACCACGTCGACGTCGGGGTCTGA
- the ileS gene encoding isoleucine--tRNA ligase: protein MSRFAEVDDQYEPQDVESRVFDYWDEVDAYEKAKEHREDGEDFFFVDGPPYTSGAAHMGTTWNKTLKDAYIRHLRMRGYDVTDRPGYDMHGLPIETKVEEQLGFDNKKDIEEFGEQNFIDECKAFAEEQLQGLQEDFKSFGVWMDWEDPYKTVEPEYMEAAWWGFQRAHDRDLVEQGQRSISQCPRCETAIANNEVEYEHVEDPSIYVKFPLQDRDGHLVVWTTTPWTVPANTFVAVDPEMTYQAVEARRGGEREVLYLEESCVEDALAEGGYDEDYEVIEEVTGEEMVGWTYDHPLREEVPEAPDFEGALQVYTADYVEADRTGLVHSAPGHGEVDFERGRELGLEIFCPVGPDGVYEDAGGAYAGQFVKDADEAIMDDLEAKGLLLSRGTVHHDYGHCWRCDTGIIQMVTDQWFITVTDIKEELLANIEDSEWHPQSARDNRFRDFVEDSPDWNVSRQRYWGIPIPIWVPDGEAAASNGGGEAAEGWDGDVDEAIVIGTREELAERVDQDVDPDSVDLHKGTVDELTITEDGTTYTRVPDVFDVWLDSSVASWGTLDYPENEDAFEELWPADLIMEAHDQTRGWFWSQLGMGSAALGEVPYRNVLMHGWALAEDGRKMSKSIGNIVAPQEAIDRHGADPMRLFLLSQNPQGDDMRFSWDEMENRQRDLNILWNVFRFPLPYMRLDDYDPFSVSIDDAELETVDEWVLSRLQTVTAEMTEQWDDYRQDRALDALLEFVVEDVSRFYIQVVRERMWDEADSASKEAAYATLYHVLLETTKLLAPYAPFVAEEIYGTLTGDAGHDTVHMCDWPAVDEAYRDPQLETDVEIAAAVEEAGSNARQQAERKLRWPVTRVVVAADDEAAAAAVDRHRDLLRDRLNAREIELVEPGAEWEELSYGARADMSVLGPAFGDEAGEVMDALNAVSVTETTVEALEAAVADELGREVELTDEMVEFNTETPETVEGTAFTVGGEDRGVVYVDTTLTEDIESEGYAREVVRRVQEMRKELDLDIEAEIRVDLEVADDRIAALVAEHEDLIAGEVRAAEFGPVDDGYERVWSVETTDMEITVEPVSDN from the coding sequence ATGAGCCGGTTCGCCGAGGTGGACGACCAGTACGAGCCCCAGGACGTCGAATCGCGGGTGTTCGACTACTGGGACGAGGTCGACGCCTACGAGAAAGCCAAGGAGCACCGCGAGGACGGCGAGGACTTCTTCTTCGTCGACGGCCCGCCGTACACCTCCGGGGCGGCCCACATGGGGACGACCTGGAACAAGACGCTGAAGGACGCCTACATCCGCCACCTCCGGATGCGGGGCTACGACGTCACGGACCGCCCGGGCTACGACATGCACGGGCTGCCGATCGAGACGAAGGTCGAAGAGCAGCTCGGCTTCGACAACAAGAAGGACATCGAGGAGTTCGGCGAGCAGAACTTCATCGACGAGTGCAAGGCCTTCGCCGAGGAGCAACTGCAGGGCCTCCAGGAGGACTTCAAGTCCTTCGGCGTCTGGATGGACTGGGAGGACCCCTACAAGACCGTCGAGCCGGAGTACATGGAGGCCGCGTGGTGGGGGTTCCAGCGGGCCCACGACCGCGACCTCGTCGAGCAGGGCCAGCGCTCGATCAGCCAGTGTCCGCGCTGCGAGACCGCCATCGCGAACAACGAGGTCGAGTACGAGCACGTCGAGGACCCCTCCATCTACGTGAAGTTCCCTCTGCAGGACAGGGACGGCCACCTCGTCGTCTGGACGACCACCCCCTGGACCGTCCCGGCGAACACCTTCGTCGCCGTCGACCCCGAGATGACCTACCAGGCCGTCGAGGCCCGGAGGGGCGGCGAGCGCGAGGTGCTCTACCTCGAGGAGTCCTGCGTCGAGGACGCCCTCGCCGAGGGCGGCTACGACGAGGACTACGAGGTCATCGAGGAGGTCACCGGCGAGGAGATGGTCGGCTGGACGTACGACCACCCGCTGCGCGAGGAGGTCCCCGAGGCGCCGGACTTCGAGGGAGCGCTGCAGGTGTACACCGCCGACTACGTCGAGGCGGACCGCACGGGCCTGGTCCACTCCGCGCCCGGCCACGGTGAGGTCGACTTCGAGCGCGGCCGCGAGCTGGGCCTGGAGATCTTCTGTCCGGTCGGCCCCGACGGCGTCTACGAGGACGCCGGCGGCGCCTACGCCGGCCAGTTCGTCAAGGACGCCGACGAGGCAATCATGGACGACCTCGAGGCCAAGGGCCTGCTGCTCTCCCGCGGCACCGTCCACCACGACTACGGCCACTGCTGGCGCTGCGACACCGGCATCATCCAGATGGTGACCGACCAGTGGTTCATCACGGTCACCGACATCAAGGAGGAACTGCTCGCGAACATCGAGGACAGCGAGTGGCACCCCCAGTCCGCCCGCGACAACCGGTTCCGCGACTTCGTCGAGGACTCGCCGGACTGGAACGTCTCCCGGCAGCGCTACTGGGGCATCCCGATCCCCATCTGGGTGCCGGATGGCGAGGCCGCTGCCTCGAACGGAGGCGGCGAAGCCGCCGAAGGCTGGGACGGCGACGTCGACGAGGCCATCGTGATCGGCACCCGCGAGGAGCTCGCCGAGCGGGTCGACCAGGACGTCGACCCCGACTCGGTGGACCTCCACAAGGGCACCGTCGACGAGCTGACCATCACCGAGGACGGCACCACGTACACCCGCGTCCCGGACGTCTTCGACGTCTGGCTGGATTCCTCGGTCGCCTCGTGGGGCACGCTCGACTACCCCGAGAACGAGGACGCCTTCGAGGAGCTGTGGCCCGCCGACCTCATCATGGAGGCCCACGACCAGACCCGCGGGTGGTTCTGGTCGCAACTCGGCATGGGCAGCGCCGCCCTCGGCGAGGTCCCCTACAGGAACGTCCTGATGCACGGCTGGGCGCTCGCCGAGGACGGCCGGAAGATGTCGAAGTCCATCGGCAACATCGTCGCGCCGCAGGAGGCCATCGACCGCCACGGCGCCGACCCGATGCGGCTGTTCCTGCTCTCGCAGAACCCGCAGGGCGACGACATGCGGTTCTCCTGGGACGAGATGGAGAACCGACAGCGCGACCTCAACATCCTCTGGAACGTCTTCCGGTTCCCGCTGCCGTACATGCGGCTGGACGACTACGATCCGTTCTCGGTCTCCATCGACGACGCCGAACTGGAGACCGTCGACGAGTGGGTACTCTCGCGGCTGCAGACCGTCACCGCCGAGATGACCGAGCAGTGGGACGACTACCGCCAGGACAGGGCCCTCGACGCGCTGTTGGAGTTCGTCGTCGAGGACGTCTCGCGGTTCTACATCCAGGTCGTCCGCGAGCGGATGTGGGACGAGGCCGACTCGGCGAGCAAGGAGGCCGCCTACGCGACGCTGTACCACGTCCTCCTGGAGACGACGAAGCTGCTGGCGCCCTACGCCCCGTTCGTCGCCGAGGAGATCTACGGGACGCTCACCGGCGACGCCGGCCACGACACCGTCCACATGTGCGACTGGCCCGCGGTCGACGAGGCGTACCGCGACCCGCAGCTGGAGACCGACGTCGAGATCGCCGCCGCCGTCGAGGAGGCGGGGTCGAACGCCCGCCAACAGGCCGAACGCAAGCTCCGGTGGCCCGTCACGCGCGTCGTGGTCGCCGCGGACGACGAGGCGGCCGCCGCCGCGGTCGACCGCCACCGCGACCTGCTCCGCGACCGACTCAACGCCCGCGAGATCGAACTGGTCGAACCCGGCGCCGAGTGGGAGGAACTCAGCTACGGCGCCCGCGCGGACATGTCGGTGCTCGGCCCCGCGTTCGGCGACGAGGCCGGCGAGGTGATGGACGCGCTCAACGCCGTGTCGGTCACCGAGACGACCGTCGAGGCCCTGGAGGCGGCGGTCGCCGACGAACTCGGCCGCGAGGTCGAGCTGACCGACGAGATGGTCGAGTTCAACACCGAGACGCCGGAGACCGTCGAGGGGACGGCCTTCACCGTCGGCGGCGAGGACCGCGGGGTCGTCTACGTCGACACCACGCTGACCGAGGACATCGAGAGCGAGGGGTACGCCCGCGAGGTCGTCCGCCGCGTCCAGGAGATGCGCAAGGAGCTGGACCTCGACATCGAGGCGGAGATCCGCGTCGACCTCGAAGTCGCCGACGACCGGATCGCCGCCCTCGTCGCCGAGCACGAGGACCTCATCGCCGGGGAGGTCCGGGCCGCCGAGTTCGGCCCGGTCGACGACGGCTACGAGCGAGTGTGGTCCGTCGAAACGACCGACATGGAGATAACGGTCGAGCCCGTATCCGACAACTAG
- a CDS encoding uracil-DNA glycosylase: protein MATFPDPDDRNVLAEDCRRCPALAADRTCISWGVGSLEATLVVVGEAPGAGTPEADRWKGGNHTGMAYTARHSGRRVRDLFEGLGYGQDDLYFTNAVKCFPSDGEGSNREPTPAERANCRPYLLEELEEVDPACVVPTGRHATESLLAATDRELDGFVDSVLDPIETDALPPLLPVLHPSYQDVWIKRLGYEPEGYERAIGETLADLGAGPAE from the coding sequence ATGGCGACGTTCCCCGACCCCGACGACCGCAACGTCCTCGCGGAGGACTGCCGGCGCTGTCCGGCGCTGGCCGCCGACCGGACCTGCATCTCGTGGGGCGTCGGCTCCCTCGAGGCGACCCTGGTGGTCGTCGGCGAGGCCCCGGGCGCCGGCACCCCCGAGGCGGACCGCTGGAAGGGGGGCAACCACACAGGAATGGCCTACACCGCCCGCCACAGCGGTCGGCGGGTCCGGGACCTCTTCGAGGGGCTCGGCTACGGCCAGGACGACCTCTACTTCACCAACGCCGTGAAGTGCTTCCCGTCGGACGGGGAGGGATCGAACCGCGAACCGACGCCCGCCGAACGGGCCAACTGCCGTCCCTACCTCCTCGAGGAACTCGAGGAGGTCGACCCCGCCTGCGTCGTCCCGACCGGCCGACACGCCACCGAGTCGCTGCTGGCCGCCACCGACCGCGAGCTGGACGGCTTCGTCGACAGCGTCCTCGACCCCATCGAGACAGACGCCCTGCCGCCGCTGCTCCCCGTCCTCCACCCCTCCTACCAGGACGTCTGGATCAAGCGGCTCGGCTACGAACCCGAGGGGTACGAGCGGGCCATCGGCGAGACCCTGGCCGACCTCGGCGCCGGTCCGGCCGAGTAG
- the prs gene encoding ribose-phosphate diphosphokinase: protein MIVPGSASQEVAAALAAELDEPLAPVEYERFADGEQLVRVPETDDRAVVVASTVSDRAHVELLQLQDAARQQADEVVTVVPYMGYGRQDQAFEAGEPVSARAVARAISTGTDRVLTVNPHEPAVRDFFDVPCEPVDAAGRLADPLPALSEPLFLSPDAGAVGIAETVRDAHGAGEVDYFEKHRLSDTEVEIQPSDAATADRDVVLVDDIVATGSTMSTAISQLEAPARVFVTCVHPLLAADARTKLANAGVDAVYGTDTVERAVSAVSAAPAIAERL from the coding sequence ATGATAGTCCCGGGTTCCGCGTCACAGGAGGTGGCGGCGGCGCTGGCGGCCGAACTCGACGAACCGCTGGCGCCCGTCGAGTACGAGCGGTTCGCCGACGGCGAACAGCTGGTCCGCGTCCCCGAGACCGACGACCGGGCCGTCGTCGTCGCCTCGACGGTCTCCGACCGCGCGCACGTCGAGTTGCTCCAGTTGCAGGACGCCGCCCGCCAGCAGGCCGACGAGGTGGTCACCGTCGTCCCGTACATGGGGTACGGCCGCCAGGACCAGGCCTTCGAGGCCGGCGAGCCGGTCTCCGCCCGCGCGGTCGCGCGGGCCATCTCCACCGGCACCGACCGCGTGCTGACCGTCAACCCCCACGAGCCGGCCGTCCGCGACTTCTTCGACGTCCCCTGCGAGCCGGTCGACGCGGCCGGCCGCCTCGCCGACCCGCTGCCGGCGCTCTCCGAGCCGCTCTTCCTCTCGCCGGACGCCGGCGCCGTCGGCATCGCGGAGACCGTCCGGGACGCCCACGGCGCCGGCGAGGTCGACTACTTCGAGAAGCACCGCCTCTCCGACACCGAGGTCGAGATCCAGCCCAGCGACGCCGCCACCGCCGACCGCGACGTCGTCCTCGTCGACGACATCGTCGCCACGGGCTCGACGATGAGCACCGCCATCTCGCAGCTCGAGGCGCCCGCGCGCGTGTTCGTCACCTGCGTCCACCCGCTGCTCGCGGCGGACGCGCGGACGAAGCTGGCCAACGCCGGCGTCGACGCCGTCTACGGGACCGACACCGTCGAACGAGCCGTCTCGGCGGTCAGCGCCGCCCCCGCAATCGCCGAGCGGCTGTAG
- a CDS encoding GNAT family N-acetyltransferase — MALESPGPTQDDYHVRTYEPSDREGYLDLYEAVFGRRRSDYWVHWRYGGPYTDRVRMVVAERDGEVVGAEPFISLPVRAGDAEVLGLQPADVMVHPDHRRNGLMTRMTQFAVEQYADLEGLFFNFPNEVARAVHLRLGWREIGRTATAYRITSPSAFVDELDLPPSTDRVTRVCYDAYDSLVGGATSTLRRSSPEVRRFEEVPASVLETLYDRRRPDLVHVPRTAVFYRWRLANPEWDVTTYVAESEGHPVAALITCTESKDGLTYTKLLDSVPMVDADPFALERLVFTALSEHRSADVIAVAEDTLPRSVRATTGFLRNDGLPLSLVTSSNSVLARPFSLGRGSWSVGERRFEERRNWELSLLDQDTSV, encoded by the coding sequence ATGGCGCTGGAGTCACCCGGTCCGACGCAGGACGACTACCACGTCCGCACGTACGAGCCGTCCGACCGGGAGGGGTACCTGGACCTCTACGAGGCGGTCTTCGGGCGGCGGCGGAGCGACTACTGGGTCCACTGGCGCTACGGCGGCCCCTACACCGACCGGGTCCGGATGGTCGTCGCCGAGCGGGACGGCGAGGTCGTCGGCGCCGAGCCGTTCATCTCGCTGCCGGTGCGCGCCGGCGACGCCGAGGTCCTCGGGCTCCAGCCGGCCGACGTGATGGTCCACCCGGACCACCGCCGGAACGGCCTGATGACGCGGATGACCCAGTTCGCCGTCGAGCAGTACGCCGACCTGGAGGGGCTCTTCTTCAACTTCCCCAACGAGGTCGCCCGCGCAGTCCACCTCCGGCTGGGGTGGCGGGAGATCGGGCGGACGGCGACCGCCTACCGCATCACGTCGCCGTCCGCGTTCGTCGACGAACTCGACCTCCCGCCGAGCACGGACCGCGTCACCCGCGTCTGCTACGACGCCTACGACTCCCTCGTCGGTGGCGCGACGAGCACGCTCCGTCGGTCCTCCCCGGAGGTCCGTCGGTTCGAGGAGGTCCCGGCGTCGGTACTCGAGACCCTGTACGACCGCCGGCGACCGGACCTGGTGCACGTCCCCCGGACCGCGGTGTTCTACCGCTGGCGGCTCGCCAACCCGGAGTGGGACGTCACGACCTACGTCGCGGAGTCGGAGGGCCACCCGGTGGCCGCGCTGATCACCTGCACGGAGTCGAAGGACGGCCTCACGTACACGAAGCTGCTCGACTCGGTACCGATGGTCGACGCCGACCCGTTCGCCCTCGAGCGGCTGGTGTTCACGGCCCTCTCGGAGCACCGGTCGGCCGACGTGATCGCCGTCGCCGAGGACACGCTTCCGCGGTCGGTACGCGCCACGACGGGGTTCCTCCGGAACGACGGGCTCCCGCTGTCGCTGGTCACGTCGTCGAACTCCGTCCTCGCCCGCCCCTTCTCGCTGGGCCGGGGCAGTTGGTCGGTCGGCGAGCGCCGGTTCGAGGAGCGGCGGAACTGGGAGCTCTCGCTGCTCGACCAGGACACGAGCGTCTGA